A window of Oryctolagus cuniculus chromosome 2, mOryCun1.1, whole genome shotgun sequence genomic DNA:
ggtcttccatttgctggttcactccccaattggtagcaacagctggagctgcgccaatctgaagccaggagccaggaacttcttccaggtttcccacgtgggtgcaagggcccaaggtcctgggccatcttctgctgctttcccaggccatagcagagagctggatcagaggtgcagtagctgagacttgaactggtgcccacatgggatgccagcactgcaggcggcagctttcggctttacctgccaagccacagcactggccccaagaaacaTTCTTAACTTTCATCAGTCAGCTAATCCCATCTGTGTGATTTCCTAGAAGTGCTTCCTTATCTTCATATTTGTAAAGGTGTATGTTTTTCTTGAGACCTGGAACAAACATTCTCCCATTGTATTAGCCTCACTTTCCTTTATTTCTCCTGGCTGGTTCCCAAAGTACAAAATACAAGATGACTTCCCGTGATTCACCCTGACTTTTGACCTATACTGTGGTATGTTCTGCTTGCACCTCTGATCCCTTGACATTTCCAGCTGGAGGTGACAGTCTCTGAAGGGAAGCATTGTTCAGTCACATTAGTTGAGCCCCACATGTCTATGTCCTGGCAGAACCACATCATAGTGGACCAAAGAATAACCAGTGATCCTTTTCCCTTATTCTGATCTTACCTTGAACCCTGTGCTTTCAGAATTAATGGGAATATGTAGCAAATGTGATGATGACAGCAGTTTGATCTTAAGACTTATGATCTCAGACTGCTTCTTAATTCTTATTAGATGAAgcagttataaaaataaattaaccaaaATTAAGTTTCTAGCAGTGACTTAGAATCAGTTATACTATCTCAATTGCTGCTGCAAGTCCCTTCTGCTTACTTTTAAATAGGTCATCTACTGCATGGGAGAAacatggattttggaatatttcttgGGTAAGTAAAGAACACAATATACATCATTCCTTTGAAAGAGTAGATCGTGTTAAATGGATGAAAAGTTAAGTACCGAGTCATGGCCACAATATGACCAGAAGTAAAGATAACTGAATTCTTCCGTTTTGAGATGAGATAGGCCCACTTACTCTGTTATTTGAGTTTGTGTCTGAGAAATGACACCTAGTCAGCAAATTTAGGGCGTGTTTGATGGCCACAGAAGCACATCTGTAGTTCACGTATTGCTTAGAAGGAAGAGTACCATTGTATTGTATGTATGtcttaacatttcttaaaaaaaaaaaaataacggtTTTGTACTTAGAGACTAACATTTGATTCTGGAGCTTGTTACTCATAGTCTCCGTGATCCTGGGAGCTCACTCAACTTTTGTGGGCCTCAGCTTTATCCTCTGGAAAACTGGAGATAAAAGCAGCCACTCTTGGGAAGGTGTTAGCACATCCTAATAGGATTGATCATTAGAGATCAGATAAAGTGATCTTCAGTGGTTATCTGCTGATAAGTCTGGCTCTCTTTCTCAGCCACGTTCATCATCAGGCTCATCCTTGTTCTTAACTGTTACTGAAATTTGTCTTTTGTAGGTGGAATGTAAATAATAATACCTGGACTGTAACTGAGGATCTAAAACCTTTAACAGTAAATTTGGACTtccaaagaaacaataaaactgTCTTCAAGGCTTCAAGCTTTGCTGGCTATGTGGGCATGTTaacaggattcaaaccagtaagGAATCTCTTATTACATGATTTTACAGGTAGCTTTCTGTCCTGTTTTTACTCTCTGTGAAGGGTGCAGTCTAAGAAAATGGGAGCCTAATAGAAATATGAAGCCACAGTGAGTCCGTTGTACTTCTTGTCACTTGCATAGGTATGTGATCACGTGGTAGAGAagagtagaaagaaaataaaggcttCTTAGCCAGTGAAAGAGCATGCAGCCCAGTGTCCAGGGCTGAGAGTCAAAATTTGGGATCTGACTTGGGTCTGCAGTTCACTTAGACAAGTGAATCCTTCTCTGCTCTTCAGTTTCTTGTCCAAAAAATATGGTCTACTTACCTCACATACCAGATATGAAAAATGACTTGAACTTTTTAAGAggccttgttaatttttttaaaagatttatttatttatttgaaagtcagagttacacagagagaggagaggcagagagagagagaggtcttccatccgatggttcactccccagatggcctcaacggcggGAGCTGCACtaacggaagccaggagccaggagcttcttccgggtctcccacacgggtgcaggggcccaaggacttgggccatcttctactgctttcccaggctacagcagagagctggatcaaaagtggagcagccgggtcttgaaccaacacccatatgggatgctggcactgtaggccagggcgttaacccactacaccacagcgccagcccctgaggcCTTGTTAGTTTAAACTATTACTatcatgttgttgttgttgttgttgttttaagatttatttattttgaaggcagagcaacagggagacagaaagagacaaagtaagggagagatctttcatctactaattgactccccaaatggaatGGCCACAATAAGcgagggcaaggccaggctgaagtcaagagccaggaactgcttctgggtctcccacatggatgggaagagcccaagcactagagAGCTCCCAGGACTAGAATTGACACTCCACCCGGTGtttcaagtgacagcttaacctgctgtgccacaatgtgggcccaatttagatttttctttggCTTTCCCTCCGACCCAACCCAGACCTTTATGTGCTGCTATAAAGCAAAGTGATAGGGCCTTAAAGAGATTGACTGAAGATTTTGACTTCAtcgctttgtcttttttttttttttttcagggactgTTTAGTCTTACACTGAATGAGCGTTTCAGTATAAATGGTGGTTACCTGGGTGAGTAGCGTGTAACTGAAATGGGAATTTCACAGCTGTTTTAGGAGGAAGACTGGACTGTGCCTCCTGGATAAGGTCCTGCGCCACTGTGTGTGCTTGCTCTTTTCCAGGTGTCTTAGAATGGATTTTGGGAAAGAAAGATGCCATGTGGATCGGGTTTATCACTAGATCAGTTCTGGAAAACAGCACAAGGTAAAGTGATTGGCTGCTGTATGATCACATATTTAGCATATTTTAAAGTACATCAAAATACAAGGTATCTCCTAAATTGCAGTTTACCTTCTCCTTCTTTGAGGAACTACTGTAGAATTTCTTTTGTTGTGTGTTCTTATAGCAAGGAAATGAATTGAACTATCTAAAAAAGTACAaggaaatgaattatttaaaCAGTACTTGCAATAATGATACAATGAAGAATATTTATgaatctttttgtttaaaaaggaaatcactCACACACCAAAGAAAAGCTGTACCATAACATCACCATTTAAATGATGATACCTGTTAATCTATAAGTTATACTCTGCCCCAGCACAGAAATCCTGCAATAGCAAAATTACCATTCCTTCAGCCAACACTGCATCTGAATGACTTCAGATGTGTGGGCATCGATCCTATCTCTCCTACTTTCCAAGGAATAATATTAGGTTGTCTTCTTGGATAATCCATTCCAGTTTTTAATAGCCCTCATTTTCAAGAAGTTTACCTTCTATTCCCAAAGTCTGATGTACTGTATAGTACTGTTTCCCTGTGTTGTGAGGTTGAGTGACTTAAGGGTGGAGGATGATGCCTTGAGGCCCATTTGTCTCTCTTTCAGAGAAGAGGGACCTTCTGCTGTTCCCATCTCTGATCTCTGCGTCACACCGCTTGGGAGGGATCACTCCTCCTGCAGCCATTTGCTCACTGGCTGTCTTTAAAGACCAAATGTTCCTCAGATACTTGTTTTCCCTTAGTTTCCATAGATCCAGAACAGTTCCAAGTcatctaaaaataatttcttcctaAAAAAACATGTTTCTATGTAGTTATGAAGAAGCCAAGAATATACTGACCAAGACCAAACTATTGGCTCCAGCGTACTTTATCCTGGGAGGCAACCGGTCTGGGGAGGGTTGTGTGATCACCCGGGAAAGAAAAGACGCTCTGGATGTTTATGAGTAAGTAGACTTGTTAAAGCAAAGTAAACAGGGGGACTTGGGGTACTCGGTGTACTGGTTGAAATACCACTTGtattgcccacatcccacattagagtcactgtgttcaagtcccagctctactctcaATTCTGGCATCCTGCTAATAtatatcctgggaggtagcagacgatggcccaagtcatcttgggtccctactatccatgtggaagacccagattgagttccaggctccctatTGTGGCCTGGCCCCCTgtcccaggctgttgtgggcattggaaagtgaaccagtgatgaaaatctctgtctctcgctcattcaaataaataaaattacaaataaatttatctttgaaagtAGAAGCCGAAACATAGACTGATGTACAGATTTAAGGCGTGAAATCTAAAAGGAAGTCTCTCCTTTTGTATCCAGATTGGCTGCTAAGCAGGGGAGATGGTATGTGGTGGAAACAAATTATGATCGTTGGAAAAACCCCCTCTTCCTTGATGATCGCAGAACACCTGCCAAGATGTGTCTAAACCGCACAACCCAAGAGGTAACATTTGCAGTGTCGTACATAGGAACTGTCACCATTAAAGGTGATcttagttggggctggcactgtggcatagtaggctaagcttccacctgccacgccaacatcccatatggcacaggTTCacaggttcgtgtcccggctgctcatcttcccttccagctctctgctaatgacctgggaaagcagaagatggcccaagtgcctgggtccctgcatccacatgggagacctggaagatgctcctggcttcagagccagccgttgcggccatttggggattgaaccagcagatggaagaccttttcctcagtctctacctctctgtgtctataactctacctctcagataaataaataaatctttatactaaaaaaaaatatacatcaggaaaaaaaaaagatgatggtcTTAGTTCTGGCATTGCTCTTTGCTCTTTAGAGATTTTACAAGCATTTTATGAACCTGGCATTCTTCAGTATCCCCAGACAATCCCCactaggtttgttttttttttttttttttttttaatttaaaaacaaaaatttggggccggcgcccgtggctcacttggctaatcctccacctgcggcaccagcaccctgggttctagtcccggttgggacaccgggtactagtcccggttgcttctcttccagtccagctctctgctgtggcccgggagtgcagtggaggatggctcagctccttgggccctgcacctgcgtgggagaccagggggaagctcctggctcctggcttcggatcggcacagtgcgccagtcgtagcggccattaagggagtgaaccaatggaaggaagacctgtctctctgtctctctcactgtctataactgtctatctgtctctctaactctgcctgtcaaaaacaaaaaagaacaaaaatttgcaatagcttccctttcttattctaatGCTGGGTGCCTCTCTGTGCAGTTGTGCAGTTGAATAACAGGTAataaaaagagggaaggaagagagaaaagggacAATAATACACAGGAATGGTTCCCTGCAGCAGGGAGCCCACAGGGAGCCTTCTAAGAGcactggtgggggaggggagagggactgAAGAGTGCCCTTTTGTGTGGATAAATGCTGCTGACATAGGTGTTGCACTTACTGAACaaaacaatttttatgttttagaatATCTCATTTGCAGCCTTATATGATGTCCTGTCAACAAAACCTGTCCTCAACAAGGTACTGTAAAATATTTACATCAGTTTGTTTATTTAGGGAGCAAATTTAGTCCTGTGTGGTATGTTCCCCTGTTATCTTGGATCAGTCTTGAGCACAGAATTTTTATTCAACTAaagattgcttttttaaaaaaggtcttcCTGTGGCTAAACCATAAAGTTTGGAGTTTTGACAGGGAAGAGTTCTGTTTCCAGCCTTACTCGAGTGGCATTTTGATTAAGTCTGGCATTTAACTCTTGAGCTTTCAAAAGGTCTCATACCATACTCAAAGGCTAACACctaaaactcagaaaaataaagTCTGCAATCCATTTTCAGACGGAGATCTGTGACTTGGGAGGTCAGGGTTCCCTTCAACTTCCTCGcatcctgttttttgtttttctcacacTGTAGCTGAGAAGTGCAAATTGCAGTCCTGCTGTTTGCCAGTAGTCATTCTTCCTGTGTTCCGGATAGACTCCTCCTAACTTACCCCTTGTgtcccttctcttctttttcttgaaCCTTTTCCCTCGCTCTCCCTAAAACACATGCGCGTCCACTACATCTGCCCGAACAAATCATGTTCCTTAGCGCAGTGACCCTGCCCTACTTCTCTTGTTGCCCACACCATCTTCCTGTGAGCTCACAGATGGTGCACGGTTGGTGACTTCCACCGTCTGTGTGACCCCAGTGTGGGTGTAGGCGCATGCTTTGTGAGCCCTATGCCTGCAGAGTGCCCCACTGTCTTAGAAATACTTGGAGGCTAAAGATAGCCACACGTGTGGGACTCCTGGACACTGTTAGACCTGGGAATGGTTCATTGAGTCTTAGAGCACCTGCCGTGGAGCAGTGAACTGCTCAGGAGTAAGCTCTTGTCAGGGCTGGAGAATCCCCCTGAGCTTGTTTCTATTCCTGACCTGGAACCATGGTTCTAATGAAGTTGGTTGctttaattaatatattagtATTATTAATAGcttattattataaatgtattacaTATTATGTTAGTATATAATtgttctgtgtttgttgtttaaTATTAAGTAACTTCGTAAAACAAATCCTGCAAGTACAGAAAATGTTAATACTTGTCAGAACACCTTAAGATTGAAAatatccttaaaagaaaaaaattaatttttctttcagctGACAGTATTCACAACCTTGATGGATGTTACCAGAGGTCGTTATGAAACTTACCTGCGGGACTGCCCAGACCCTTGCATAGGTTGGTGAGCACGCAAGAGGCCGACAGACCATGCTCTGAGACGTGAGGCTGAGATCACAAGCGTGCCTGGGCAGCGTCCCATCTCCTTCCAGGGCCTGAGTCTCCGGTCAGGTTCCCTGAAGTCATGAGCTTGTCTTCTCAAGTGGTTTACAACTAATGCACTGTTTTTGCCAGATCAGTTGATTTCTTCTTATGAACAGGTAAAACAATCTTCTAGAAATTTGATGCCTTCCATTTTACTTTGACATTTGGAGATGGGCCATTAAACCCTGTGAGACCCACCTCCACGGAATAATCCAGGGTTGTCTAGGTGTCTGCTGTAGAACACCTGCAGGTGGAATGTGTGAGTAAACAGCCCATGTGATTCAGTTTTTCACTTCTACTCTTGTAGATGGATGCTTTCCTAAGTACCAGTCTTAGCCTGCTGCTCCTAACCACTGTTAAAGTTACTCTGCTATTAGTGACAGCAATATAATTTCACCACATTTGACTGGGGGATGAAACATTCAACTGTGTGTTTCTTTTAATGGTCAATAAATGGGCCTCTGACTGTGTAAGTGGTACTTCTGGAAGGTTCATGAAGTAAGCACTGTGCAAGGCAGTCTTTTACACAAAGTACCACAGTGTTCCCTTTAGCATAATTATTCTACCTCCCAGTGACTTTAAAAATTGAGTCCTTGATTCTATGAATTAATAAGTAAACTTGTCTACAACCTATATAAAATAGGAGgtgaattcattattttaaattctcataAGTATCAtctatctaataaataaatttttagtttttacttctgattaacatgtatttttttaaaaatttatagaacagttgttaaaaatgttttacagaAATCAATCTACTTATGAAAAACACTAATGAGACCTGTTAATCTGTCTAACCTTTACAATTAACTGTGAAATATGTGCCATTTGTGCAAGATTGTGTCCATATCATTTTGTATGATCTCAGCTGTATCCTGGTACTCAATAAACAGCCACTGGAAACAGTGTCAGTCAGCGGTCATGCATGCTGATTGGGTGTGTGCAGTTGTGTTGGTTTGAGGGTGCGGGGTTGTTATGGAGAAATACAAGCTGAACATAGTATCTGAGTTAAATAGCAGGAGTTATGTAAGTAGGTTATTAAATATGTGACTAAATGGTCACAGTCTTGCATGACTAATACttaccaactctttttttttttttaagatttatttatttatctgaaaggcagagttacagagagaaggagaaacagagagaaagggatcttccatccattgattgattccccaaatggctgcaatagccatggctggaccaggccaaagccaggagcttcttccaggtctcccacgtggatggcaggggcctaaacacttgggccatcttctgctgctttcccaggccattagcacacggctggatcagaagtagagcagcctggacttgaaccagcgcccatatgagatgccgacactgcaggccacAGTTTTAACCCACTAGGCCATGGCTCTGGGCCCTCCTTCCCACCTCTTAGCTAGCATTTGCCTGGTTTGCAGGTGTCCAAAGACAGAGTCCTCCCCCACCAAGATAGGATAGGCTTCCATAAAACTTTATGAATGCATTTCCAGCATCACGCAAGTAAAACAAGAGGAATTacaagataattttgttttgttctgtgttttttgtttgtttgtttgttttcaaagacaaaattacaaagagaggtagagccagagagagagagagagagagagagaggtcttccattccattggttcactccccaaatgacccaatggccagagctgagctgatccaaagccaggagcttcttccaggtctcccatgcaggtgcaggggcccaaggacttgggccatcttctactgctttcccaggccacagcagagagctggatcagaagtggagcagccgagcagccaagactcgaaccggcgcccatacaggataccagcgctgcaggctggggctttaccccactgcgccacagcacgggccccagagaatttgtttttaaataggatCCCATTAATGAAACAAACCTTTTCTTCAGATTTTGtctcttttataaaaatgaaggcaaacgatatatttttcttaatgtcATAGTCTATGATGTGCATGGTGATAAAGAGGTGGGATGATAATTGCTGCAGACTGATCCCTCTTTAAAGAGTATAGAGGAAATAGTAGGCATTAAAATTTTAGGCAGTATTTTGTAGTAGATAAGCAGTTTATAAAATAGTATGGTACAGTATAAGCCTATTTATATAACATGCTGTGTGTGTACTTATGCATAACTAAATACATGTCTAGAATATGAACATGGCTGGGAGAGTATTCCCCAAATACTGAATGTGGTAATAATTGCTGATGTAATTTTGAGAGGAGAAAATACACTCATGGTGAACAATACTGAGACAATTTTTAGAAATACTATTCAAAATTAAGATTCAGGTTGGACCCAAACCATGAActctttttgtctgtcttgtTTGATGGAGTCTATTTAACAGAGCTATTTTCTCCACATGCATAGCTCCTAgataccttattttttttttttaagattcatttatttatttgaaagagttacagagacagagaggtcttctacccgctggttcattccccagatggctgctacagccagcactcggcaaggccaaagccagcaggcaggagcttcacatgggtagcagtttaattccatttctccatgtaCTTATCTGTGTTCCGTCATACTTTTAATCATCTGTTGCTAACAATGAGAATAAAATCAAGTAACTTGCACAGAGTTACCTCAACAGAAAGAGTGAAAGCTAGGATTTGAGCCAGGTCTACCTGACTTTCTGCTCTTagccctgccctctcccttcTTAACTTTACAAACACGACGAACGAGCAGTTCTGCCATAGGAGACCAGCCCTCGAGCTGGAGTGTTCCACGCATGGAGTTCAGCCATCATTTTGGTCTGCCTTCTTCTAGTTGTTTACAAATCATTTGCTCCCATGTGGAAGGGAAGCCGTTGGGGGTTAGGAATTTGGTGTCAGTGTACTTATTCATCTAACACATTGCTTGTTTTTCACTACCCCAATTGTGCTCAGCATGTACCCAGTCAGAGTTAAATAACATCAGGCTTTTTGTGGCTATAGGCCAACTGtacattaaaaatacaaagtttagaaattttttttaaaaaatttaggggaccagtgctgtggcgcagcgggtaaagccactgcctgcagtgcgggcatcccatgtgggtaccagttcgtgtcccgtctgctccacttactatccagctctctgctatggcctgggaaagcaatggaagatggcccaagttctttggcccctgcacacgcatgggagactcagaagctcctggctcctgacttcggatgggcacagatctggccgttgcagccaattgggggaatgaaccagcggatggaagacctctctctctctctctgcctctcttctctctctaactctcactttcaagtgaattaaataaatagtttaaaaaattaaattaaaaatttaggtCTTAGAATGGAGCAGAATGCAAAAGCTTGGGCAGTTGTCCCAGAATATATGGGAAAGTCTTGATTAATTGATACAGTTCACCAGCTTAATATCATATATGACAGAAATGGCCATCAGGTCCAACACACTGTCCTGTGCACTAGCCCCATAGTCGACAAGCCCCAGAAAGAATGCCTGGCCCCTCTACCATTAACGTAACCTTTGGTGGCAGCAACTTAAAGGGTTGTAGGGTCACATGAGGTCAAAGGGACTTAACTCCCTCTTAGATTGCAAAAGCAGGGTTTCCCAGCCCAGTGCCACGGGGGATTCCGGTGGGCGCTGGGCTTTCCATGGCACTATTGTAGCTTTTGGGGCGGTGTTTGTCCCAGTTAATTCACTTCACATACCACATCCAGTTGATGTCTTCTGTCCATTTGGAGCGGACAGGCCAACCTGGAAGCCTTTCAGCCTGCTGCCTGTGAGTCTTCTAACCATGCACAGTGCCTTTTAACAGAGTGAGGCATCAATATTTTGTTAGCAGACAGTTCAGTAGCAGCCACTCTCCAGGGATGACTGGGCACAACACGATTGCTGTAGTGTTTGTTACTCATACACGTGCATGAGTGAATCTGGGCAGTATTTTCACATCAGGTGTTTTAAGATGATGAGCTATTTGGCAGAGAGCATGACACTCAAAGGCAGCTTGCTTGATACCTACTAAATAGCCTGTCAGCTGCAAGTGATGTAATTTTATATGTGTATagcatataatacatatatatatatatatttacatgcatAGGGATTGACAGTAAATATGCTTGTTTGAAAACATGTAGGTTTAACACCAACCCTGTTTGAGTCtcagaaa
This region includes:
- the ASAH1 gene encoding acid ceramidase isoform X2, with product MVDKAATVKVLVNSLKNVVNAFVPSGKIMQMVDEKLPSMLGNFPGPFEEEMKGIADVTGIPLGEIISFNIFYEFFTMCTSIITEDKKGHLLHGRNMDFGIFLGWNVNNNTWTVTEDLKPLTVNLDFQRNNKTVFKASSFAGYVGMLTGFKPGLFSLTLNERFSINGGYLGVLEWILGKKDAMWIGFITRSVLENSTSYEEAKNILTKTKLLAPAYFILGGNRSGEGCVITRERKDALDVYELAAKQGRWYVVETNYDRWKNPLFLDDRRTPAKMCLNRTTQENISFAALYDVLSTKPVLNKLTVFTTLMDVTRGRYETYLRDCPDPCIGW
- the ASAH1 gene encoding acid ceramidase isoform X1 is translated as MMLGRSPLTCILLVAAATCAVAQHAPPWTEDCRKSTYPPSGPTFRGQVPWYTINLDLPPYKRWHELMVDKAATVKVLVNSLKNVVNAFVPSGKIMQMVDEKLPSMLGNFPGPFEEEMKGIADVTGIPLGEIISFNIFYEFFTMCTSIITEDKKGHLLHGRNMDFGIFLGWNVNNNTWTVTEDLKPLTVNLDFQRNNKTVFKASSFAGYVGMLTGFKPGLFSLTLNERFSINGGYLGVLEWILGKKDAMWIGFITRSVLENSTSYEEAKNILTKTKLLAPAYFILGGNRSGEGCVITRERKDALDVYELAAKQGRWYVVETNYDRWKNPLFLDDRRTPAKMCLNRTTQENISFAALYDVLSTKPVLNKLTVFTTLMDVTRGRYETYLRDCPDPCIGW